One Ptychodera flava strain L36383 unplaced genomic scaffold, AS_Pfla_20210202 Scaffold_96__1_contigs__length_367262_pilon, whole genome shotgun sequence genomic window carries:
- the LOC139129168 gene encoding uncharacterized protein gives MSGPCNIAPRSQQKREAPDIENLGCWEDTSDRAIATLEGVDDRLDGTYTAREDAINKCKEAAFSRGYAVFALQAGGWCAASRNAEDTYQKYGTSDNCAGDGEGGGWANQVYRILNVPAPNLDNLGCWTDTSDRAIPTLEGQDDILDGDYVDREDAITKCKEAALSRGFTVFALQGGGWCASSANAEDTYQMYGASEDCLDDGEGGSWANQVYRIQIYDQVEDLGCWTDTATRAIGTLEGKDDRLDGAYSTREDPITKCRDAAFDRGYSVFAIQAGGWCASSVIAEDTYQKYGEADNCADDGEGGGWANQVYRIKNAPASDLENLGCWTDTSARAIPTLEGEDDRLDGSYTAREDAINKCKEAAKSRGFSVFAIQAGGWCASSADAEDTYQMYGEADNCAGDGEGGGWANQVYRIIDTSAIVTEAPPEPTEALTTMIPTLPPCEYPADLTNVALGKPASQSSIKKNKDGGPEKAVDGNKDSDLKKGNSCTFTDREYQPRWEVDLEESFDIYEVIITNRQDCCTHRIKNAEIRVGDSENFEDNPVCGMMVLGKMAKEETIPIRCGCETPMRGRYVSIQLIDREKNLNLCEVEVMAN, from the exons TGGAAGGAGTGGACGACAGACTTGATGGTACGTACACTGCCAGAGAAGACGCAATCAATAAGTGTAAGGAAGCTGCGTTTTCACGAGGATACGCTGTGTTTGCTCTGCAAGCCGGTGGCTGGTGTGCAGCGAGTAGAAATGCTGAAGATACCTATCAAAAGTATGGCACATCCGATAACTGTGCCGGTGATGGTGAAGGTGGTGGATGGGCCAATCAGGTCTACAGAATATTGAATGTTCCTG CTCCAAATTTAGATAATCTTGGATGCTGGACAGACACCAGTGACAGGGCGATACCAACGTTGGAGGGACAAGACGACATACTTGATGGCGACTATGTAGACAGAGAAGATGCAATCACTAAGTGCAAAGAAGCTGCCTTGTCACGCGGATTCACTGTATTTGCACTCCAAGGTGGCGGATGGTGTGCATCTAGTGCAAATGCTGAAGATACATATCAAATGTACGGGGCATCAGAGGACTGCCTTGATGATGGTGAGGGTGGGTCATGGGCAAATCAAGTCTACAGGATACAAATTTACGATC AGGTGGAAGATCTTGGCTGTTGGACAGATACAGCGACAAGAGCCATAGGAACTTTAGAAGGAAAGGATGACCGACTAGATGGAGCATATTCGACGAGAGAAGATCCCATCACAAAATGTAGAGATGCTGCATTCGACCGCGGGTACTCAGTCTTTGCTATTCAAGCTGGAGGATGGTGTGCATCTAGCGTTATCGCTGAGGACACCTACCAAAAATACGGAGAGGCAGATAACTGCGCCGACGACGGTGAAGGTGGCGGATGGGCCAATCAGGTTTACAGAATAAAAAATGCCCCTG CTTCCGACTTGGAAAATCTTGGCTGCTGGACAGACACAAGCGCAAGAGCAATACCAACGTTAGAAGGAGAAGACGACAGGCTTGACGGTTCCTACACTGCACGGGAAGATGCAATCAACAAGTGCAAAGAAGCTGCCAAGTCAAGGGGTTTCTCAGTGTTCGCTATCCAAGCTGGCGGCTGGTGTGCATCGAGTGCGGATGCTGAGGATACATATCAGATGTATGGTGAGGCAGATAACTGTGCGGGCGATGGGGAAGGCGGCGGATGGGCCAATCAGGTTTACAGAATCATCGATACATCAG CTATAGTGACGGAAGCTCCCCCAGAGCCAACAGAAGCATTAA CCACTATGATACCAACTCTACCAC CCTGTGAGTATCCTGCAGACTTGACGAACGTTGCACTGGGAAAACCGGCGAGCCAGAGCTCAATAAAAAAGAACAAAGATGGAGGACCCGAGAAAGCAGTAGATGGAAACAAGGACAGTGACTTGAAGAAGGGGAACTCCTGTACTTTCACCGACAGAGAGTATCAGCCAAGATGGGAAGTAGATCTCGAAGAGTCTTTCGATATTTACGAAGTCATCATAACCAATCGACAAGATTGTTGCA CACATCGTATCAAGAATGCAGAAATTCGTGTCGGCGATAGTGAAAACTTCGAAGACAATCCTGTGTGTGGTATGATGGTACTTGGTAAGATGGCTAAAGAGGAAACCATCCCGATAAGATGTGGATGCGAGACTCCCATGAGAGGGCGCTATGTGTCGATTCAGCTCATTGATAGAGAAAAGAATTTGAATCTGTGTGAAGTAGAGGTCATGGCCAATTAA